In Candidatus Flexicrinis affinis, the following are encoded in one genomic region:
- a CDS encoding alpha/beta hydrolase, whose translation MLGLTSAGMGLLSLMPRLSARTWLPQMALSEFPAVPIGVGGLVALAGWRARVQSAYMFGAAGALMSAHPLRHVRNAHRNMKAEMQAMLGRRYETHIQPAALARCQKYPWSLRRTFNAHRVGQYMVTVDRDVVYCERPTRALKADIYRPAWVAPDHGPLPAIIVLHPGAWSSGDKSWVFTPHDMTLAQSGYVVIDIQYRFIDETGWPGQMDDCREAIRWVRRNAAQLGVDPKRIALWGRSSGGHIALSTAFRASGDHADTSVSAVIAVYAPSNLAMVGEKVDPRVEKLMGGGLDAVPEQYVDASPLTHAGPESPPTLLVHGQKDGLVYAINSETLRWTLRRHGVPVALLRIPWGHHAFDGPPGGLGTQLAQYHIDRFLAWSLYHER comes from the coding sequence GTGCTGGGGTTGACCAGCGCCGGTATGGGCCTCCTATCGCTCATGCCGCGCTTGAGTGCGCGTACGTGGCTACCCCAGATGGCCCTCAGCGAGTTCCCTGCCGTGCCGATCGGGGTCGGCGGGTTGGTGGCGCTGGCGGGGTGGCGCGCCCGCGTGCAGTCCGCGTATATGTTCGGCGCTGCCGGCGCATTGATGTCGGCGCATCCGCTGCGGCACGTCCGCAACGCCCACCGCAACATGAAGGCGGAAATGCAGGCGATGCTCGGCCGGCGCTACGAGACGCACATCCAGCCCGCGGCGCTTGCCCGCTGCCAGAAATATCCGTGGTCGCTGCGCCGGACGTTCAACGCGCATCGCGTGGGCCAGTACATGGTCACCGTCGACCGCGACGTGGTGTACTGCGAACGCCCGACCCGCGCGCTCAAGGCCGACATCTATCGGCCGGCATGGGTCGCGCCCGATCACGGCCCGCTGCCAGCGATCATCGTGCTTCACCCCGGCGCGTGGTCGAGCGGCGACAAGAGCTGGGTCTTCACGCCGCACGACATGACGCTGGCGCAGTCCGGCTACGTCGTGATCGATATCCAGTACCGCTTCATCGACGAGACCGGATGGCCCGGCCAGATGGACGACTGTCGCGAGGCGATTCGCTGGGTGCGCCGCAACGCCGCACAGCTTGGCGTCGATCCGAAGCGCATTGCGCTGTGGGGCCGCAGCAGCGGCGGGCATATCGCACTGTCGACTGCGTTCCGCGCGTCGGGCGACCACGCCGACACGAGCGTAAGCGCCGTGATCGCCGTTTATGCACCGTCCAACCTCGCCATGGTCGGTGAGAAGGTCGACCCGCGTGTGGAAAAGCTCATGGGTGGCGGCCTCGACGCGGTACCGGAGCAGTACGTCGACGCCAGCCCGCTTACGCATGCCGGGCCGGAGTCGCCGCCGACGCTGCTCGTCCACGGCCAGAAAGACGGGTTGGTGTACGCCATCAACAGCGAAACGCTGCGTTGGACGTTGCGTCGCCACGGCGTGCCGGTCGCGCTGCTGCGCATCCCGTGGGGCCATCACGCCTTCGACGGGCCGCCCGGCGGCTTGGGTACGCAGCTCGCGCAGTATCATATCGACCGCTTCCTCGCATGGAGCCTGTACCATGAACGATGA